TCTTGAGAAACCTCGAGAGGCTGTTTTCCACGCGGGACGGACGGAATCATGTCCGCCGCTTAACGACGGTTAATGGTGAGGAGTTTTTGAGGGTCGTTACTTTGCAATTTTAGTCACCTGAGCATGAAAGCTGCTTAGAATCGTGGCTCGGATGAACTTTTCACTTGTTTCTTGCTCAGAAGAGCATCTACTCTCACGCCATGCAAAGGGCTGACATGAACAGAGTGCGGGTCGCCGTCCGACAAATAGCGTTGGACGGGAAGCCCTTTACCGCGTTCGACATCCAACGTCGGACGGGTTTGAACATTGAGAGTATTCGGACCGAGATTCAGCGTCTGCGAAAAGGTGGCTTTCTGGATACGAGTACGTCAAAGACACAGCCGGCGGAGCGTGGTCCTGGAGCCCCTGCGGCACTGTACTCCCTGACGCCGGACCCCGCACGAATTCAAGAGCTCCGTGGAACTGTTGCTTCGTTTTATCTTTCGGTACCCGTGGCGCGAACATCCCGGCCGACGAGTGAACACTTTATCTCAGCGCGACATGCACTGAACGATGCAACAAAGGCTATGAACTCCGAAGAACGGGAAAACCTTCTTGCGACCGCAGAGTTGGAACTACAGGCAGCTTGGCTATCGGAAGGCGATGGAGGTGCGACTGAGGAATTGAAGGCGCACCTTCTATTCGAATCAGCCAGACTGAAACTCCTGCACGAGGACTATTCCGACGCGGAAATGCAGTTCGCACACTGCCGAGACGTTTTCGTAGAGCACGGGGATTATGACCACGCCTTGTTGGCAGATGACAATGTCTTGGCGTGCGAAATCAAAAAATTGACTGAACGCGAAAAATTATGCCTTGCAACGCTTAACACATTGCGGGGCAGAACTGCGAGCCCGCTCGCCTTAGCTGTTTTGGAGGCAGCCCAGTCTTTAGAGTCGGCAGAAGAAGTGCGGCTCGATGACTATTATGTGGGCAATGATATCTCTCGCCAAGAATTTCGCCATTATTTCGGTGAACTCGAAGTTTGTACTGCGGCATTGTCGTAGCTTGTGATCTTTCGGTCTAAAATACCGCCCTTCATCGTCTTCTATTCGTATAAAGGCGGCGTAGGCCGTAGTATGGCTCTAATCAACGTGGCGGCGATATTGGTGGGTCGTGGCAGACGCGTGTTGGCAATCGATTTGGATTTGGAAGCCCCCGGCATCTCCTATCTGTTACAGCAGAAGCATGCCGGACCGACGGCAGGCTTTGTTGACTTGCTATCGGATGTTTTTCTAGAAAAAGCTGAGTCAGCGATGGCAAATGTCAAAGATCCGCAGGCCATCCTTCGCTACACTCACATATTGGATGTCCCAGAGGAGGTTCGTAGCAAACCGGGTGGAGGATTGATGATTATGCCGGCGGGGAGGCTAGATGCTGATTACGAAAGGAAACGCCAAGCCATTGATCTTCATCGACTCTATCAAGAGGGTAAAGGCAAATCGCTTATGATGCGCCTACGTGAACTAATTATCAGTAGTCGTCAGTTTGATTACGTACTTATTGACTCACGTACTGGCTTTTCTGACGAAGCGGGAATCAGCATTCGCGATCTAGGCGACCACTTACTTATTCTTCATGGCTTAAATAGCCAAAATATTGAGGGCACCGCGCGTGTGATCGAACAGATTCGCAAGACACTTGCGCAGAAGAGACGTAGCAATGTTTCAGTTCCATCCGGTGTGCGCCTTGACGACGGTTCGCGAGAAACAAGTGTGCGAAAACAAAATGTCGAGATCGATTTCGTTGCCAGTCCAGTTCCCATCGGCGAGGATATTTTTCGGCGCAGGCGCATTGAAGAGGCAAACGATCGGTTTACGTCTGCGTGGGGCAAACTGATTAGCGTACGTCTCTCCATACCGTATCATCCGCGTCTCGCCCTAGATGACGAGCCCGTCTTGTTTCATCAGACGGAAGGGGGACTCTATTTGGCCTATATGGCCATCGAAGAGCGCGTCCGGGAAATGAGCGGTGATACAACGGCAATTTGGTCTACACGCGCTCAGGAAGCGATCGCTGCCGGAAATCACGAGGACGCGATTCAATACTTTAGAGAGGCTGCAGACCTGGGGGCGAAACCGACCTCTTTGATTATGTCGGCTTGCAGTGGACTCGTTGGAAAAGAGGAATTCACCGCTTATTGGAAGCTACTGGAAGAGTTATCTCCTGGCAGAAATCCTCTTGAACTTCTCGTTGGCATTCAACATTTCGAACAACAAAGAAGATATGAAGATGTAGAGAACTTATATCGTGAGGCAATTGAACGATATCCGGCCGACGAAAGCTTTAAAATACCGTTTGCAAATTTTCTCCGGCGGTATCGCAATAAGCCGCAAGAAGCGGCTCAACTTTATCGCCGCGCATTAGAGCGGTCACCTGAGAATGTAACGCTACTCTCGGATCTTGCGGGATTATTATGGCGATCTTTGGGCATGCAGGATGAGGCAGAAGGCCTCTTACGCACGGCTATCAAGAATCATCCCCATAATGCTCGATTGCTTAGTCACTTGGCTAATTTGCTATGGTACGCTCGGAGTGATTATGAACAGGCGGAAGAGCTTTTCGAGGACGCATATCGTCTACAGTCCAACGACGAGATTGTGGTAGGGCGTCTTGCAAACTTCCTCTGGAAGGTCAAGAAGGACTTTGCCCGAGCCGAAAGACTGTATGCTAAAGCTGTCAATCTCACGCCAGATGACGGCGACAATCTTTGTAATTATGCCGGATTTCTGTTGGCTCAGCGTCGTGATACGGAGCAAATGCTGCTTCGCGCATGGGCTGTGTCATTTAATCGTCGGGATCAAACGACTGCCGAGATTGCTTTCTATCGGGGCGTGCAACTCCGTATAATAGGCAAACAGGATACTTTACCGCTCTCTTACTTGAAAACCCTGTTGCGGTTAGAATTTCCTCGAATGCCTTGGTCTTTTGAAGAGGTTTTACGCATAGCAGGAGAGAAGTTCACCGCGCAGATTTTCGATTTGTACCGAACCTTGGCAGCTGCAATCTTAGATCCAAGCCGCCTCCAGGATTTGGAGCGGTCACCTCATTGGAGAGAGTTAAAAGAGCAACCGATATCGGACGATATCTAAGAGCTTTCGCCGTCGCGAGCGCTCACTCCTTCGTACGGCTGCGAGGGCCCCTAGGGTCTGCGCGGTTCGCAAACAGCTCTTTCGTTATAGATCCTTCAGCGCATCCGTAACGGTATTCTGCAAGAGGCGGGGCCCGCCGCCGCCTAGCGATTCGTCGACTGCTTCGAGTCGCCGGATCAGATCAATCACTTCGCGCCGGTCGTAGGGGCCGCCGGCCGCGGCGCAGAAATGGGTCCGGCAACCAAACGGACGGGAATCGTAAATAAGGCAATTGCCGGTTGGAGAATCGAGCAGCGGACAAGCACCCGTGGGATTCACCGGCAAAGCTTTGCGGCCGGTTGCGCGCAGGGCCTTCGCCGCCAGAAGCGCTTCACCCTTGGTGAGGTAAGGGGTGCGGCCGGTGAGCTTGAAATGGCAACATTTCTTCAACCGAACGCAATTCCGGTCGATAGGCCGCGACGCAAGGTCGGCGTAAACCTGGCGAACTTCCTCGAGGGCTTCATTCACGCGCAATCCTAACCGCGATAACCGATCCCGGCTACAGCGGGCGGATCGAGCGCTCCGTCGCTCGATGAAGGCGTCAAACACCGAGCGACGGATCGCTCGATCCCTAACATCGCGCCATGGCGTTCCCGGCGATCCAACCAGTCGTCCATGCCGCCTGGAAATTGAAGCCGCCGGTGATTCCGTCCACATCGAGAAGTTCGCCCGCGAAATACAAACCGGGGGCCACGCGGCTTTCCATTGTCTTGAAATTTACCTCGCTCAGCTTCACGCCGCCGCAGGTGACGAATTCGTCCTTGTTCAGGGATTTTCCATGCACGGTCAGCTCGGTCCGAACGAGAAGCGCCGCCAGCACGATCGCCTGTTCGCGGGAAAGAGTCGTCGCCCGGACGGAAGCATCGATCCCGGCGAGGTGGGTAAGCGCCTCCCACAAGCGATTTGGCAGACCGCCGAGCGGTGAGTTTGCGACGAGCTTGTTTGGGTTGGTGCGGCGCAACTCCTGCAATTGGTGTTGGACGGATTCCGCTGTCGCGCCCGGCAGCCAGTTCAGGCGAAGCGAAAACTGATAATCCTGCTCATGGAGCTCACGCGCGCCCCAGGCCGATAAGCGCAGAATCACCGGACCGCTCAATCCCTGGTGGGTGATCAGGACCGGGCCGCGTTCCCGCAAACGGGCGGACGGCACCGACGCTTCCACTTCGCTGACGGAGACTCCCGGCAGCGAGCGCAGCCATGCTTCGGTGACATGAAACGAAAACAGGGAGGGCACCGGCGCGGCCAATTCGTGGCCCAGGGATTCAGCGATTTGTCCGCCGACGGCGGAACGCGTTCCTCCGGTGG
The Chthoniobacterales bacterium DNA segment above includes these coding regions:
- a CDS encoding YkgJ family cysteine cluster protein, with the protein product MNEALEEVRQVYADLASRPIDRNCVRLKKCCHFKLTGRTPYLTKGEALLAAKALRATGRKALPVNPTGACPLLDSPTGNCLIYDSRPFGCRTHFCAAAGGPYDRREVIDLIRRLEAVDESLGGGGPRLLQNTVTDALKDL
- a CDS encoding tetratricopeptide repeat protein produces the protein MIFRSKIPPFIVFYSYKGGVGRSMALINVAAILVGRGRRVLAIDLDLEAPGISYLLQQKHAGPTAGFVDLLSDVFLEKAESAMANVKDPQAILRYTHILDVPEEVRSKPGGGLMIMPAGRLDADYERKRQAIDLHRLYQEGKGKSLMMRLRELIISSRQFDYVLIDSRTGFSDEAGISIRDLGDHLLILHGLNSQNIEGTARVIEQIRKTLAQKRRSNVSVPSGVRLDDGSRETSVRKQNVEIDFVASPVPIGEDIFRRRRIEEANDRFTSAWGKLISVRLSIPYHPRLALDDEPVLFHQTEGGLYLAYMAIEERVREMSGDTTAIWSTRAQEAIAAGNHEDAIQYFREAADLGAKPTSLIMSACSGLVGKEEFTAYWKLLEELSPGRNPLELLVGIQHFEQQRRYEDVENLYREAIERYPADESFKIPFANFLRRYRNKPQEAAQLYRRALERSPENVTLLSDLAGLLWRSLGMQDEAEGLLRTAIKNHPHNARLLSHLANLLWYARSDYEQAEELFEDAYRLQSNDEIVVGRLANFLWKVKKDFARAERLYAKAVNLTPDDGDNLCNYAGFLLAQRRDTEQMLLRAWAVSFNRRDQTTAEIAFYRGVQLRIIGKQDTLPLSYLKTLLRLEFPRMPWSFEEVLRIAGEKFTAQIFDLYRTLAAAILDPSRLQDLERSPHWRELKEQPISDDI
- a CDS encoding NAD(P)/FAD-dependent oxidoreductase — translated: MGAKIAIGGGGAAGFFAAITCAEANPANEVSIYESSSEFLTKVRISGGGRCNVTHACFEPRAMSENYPRGERALISPLHRFSASDTVAWFERRGVRLKTEEDGRMFPVTDASGTVIDCLLYEAKAAGVRMFRRKGVDAVRRTDGGFELQFADGKTAIFDRLLLATGGTRSAVGGQIAESLGHELAAPVPSLFSFHVTEAWLRSLPGVSVSEVEASVPSARLRERGPVLITHQGLSGPVILRLSAWGARELHEQDYQFSLRLNWLPGATAESVQHQLQELRRTNPNKLVANSPLGGLPNRLWEALTHLAGIDASVRATTLSREQAIVLAALLVRTELTVHGKSLNKDEFVTCGGVKLSEVNFKTMESRVAPGLYFAGELLDVDGITGGFNFQAAWTTGWIAGNAMARC